A single genomic interval of Novosphingobium ginsenosidimutans harbors:
- a CDS encoding TetR/AcrR family transcriptional regulator yields MPQVTTQPAFRRSEPDARRLSLIEACARVLAREGIAGASVRTIAVEAGVSAGLVGHYFAGVDALIAATYAHTGARVDAALEAAVRAAGEDPRARLEAFVTASFAAPIADPELLATWIAFWSLVRARPEIAALHDEQYGGFRGQLEGLLADCGLPATALRRTAIAITALVDGLWLELCLSPRELAADEAAAIARDALAALTSTALTWTAPAAG; encoded by the coding sequence ATGCCGCAAGTGACCACCCAGCCCGCCTTCCGCCGGTCAGAACCCGATGCGCGCCGCCTGAGCCTGATCGAGGCCTGCGCCCGCGTGCTGGCGCGCGAGGGGATCGCCGGGGCGAGCGTGCGGACCATCGCAGTCGAGGCGGGCGTGTCGGCCGGGCTGGTCGGGCATTACTTCGCAGGCGTCGATGCGCTGATCGCGGCGACCTATGCCCATACCGGCGCGCGGGTTGACGCGGCGCTGGAGGCGGCGGTTAGAGCGGCGGGTGAGGACCCGCGCGCGCGGCTGGAAGCCTTCGTCACTGCCAGCTTCGCCGCGCCGATCGCCGATCCCGAGCTGCTGGCGACCTGGATCGCCTTCTGGAGCCTGGTTCGCGCCCGGCCAGAGATCGCCGCGCTGCATGACGAGCAGTACGGCGGCTTCCGCGGCCAGCTGGAAGGGCTGCTGGCCGATTGCGGCCTGCCCGCCACGGCGCTGCGCCGCACAGCCATCGCCATCACTGCGCTGGTCGATGGGCTGTGGCTGGAGCTATGCCTCTCACCCCGCGAGCTGGCGGCAGACGAAGCCGCCGCCATTGCCCGCGATGCGTTGGCCGCGCTTACTTCGACAGCACTTACTTGGACAGCGCCGGCAGCAGGCTGA
- a CDS encoding tetratricopeptide repeat-containing sulfotransferase family protein, whose translation MSTQINQSWLARAGRYHPRLIQAAMAMNENDLPVAEPLLRAHLKEDPLDVFAIRLFAELAGRIGRYGDAENLLRRALELAPAFTPARANLALVLYRQNRPAEAIAELNRVTEEEPDNPGHANLQAAALGRIGEFDEAITLYDRVLAQAPNQPRVWMSFGHMLKTVGRLDDGIGAYRKAIELMPTLGEAWWSLANLKTVKFTEADIAAMEAALEQGGVAKEDRFHLDFALGKALEDRGEAEASFAHYAAGNALRRTELDYDADETTRFVDRLIELATPEFFAARAGQGCDAPDPIFVLGMPRAGSTLVEQILSSHSQVEGTTELPDIPALARREGNYPLSLPELSHEQLARRGEEFLRRTRIQRKTERPFFIDKLPNNWMHVVFIMLVLPNAKIIDARRHPLGCCFSNFKQHFARGQAFSYSLEDMGRYYRDYVRLMAHLDRVEPGRVHRVIYESMVDDTEAEVRALLDYCGLPFEQACLEFHRTERAVRTPSSEQVRRPIFREGTEAHLPYEPWLGPLKAALGPVLAAYPAVPEAL comes from the coding sequence ATGAGCACGCAGATCAATCAATCCTGGCTGGCCCGCGCTGGCCGCTATCATCCGCGGCTGATCCAGGCCGCGATGGCGATGAACGAGAACGATCTGCCGGTTGCCGAGCCGTTGCTGCGCGCGCACCTGAAAGAGGATCCGCTCGACGTTTTCGCGATCCGGCTCTTCGCCGAACTCGCCGGGCGGATCGGGCGCTATGGCGATGCGGAAAACCTGCTGCGCCGCGCGTTGGAACTGGCCCCGGCCTTCACCCCCGCGCGCGCCAACCTGGCGCTTGTGCTCTATCGCCAGAACCGCCCGGCCGAGGCGATTGCCGAGCTGAACCGGGTGACCGAGGAAGAGCCCGATAATCCCGGCCATGCCAACCTGCAGGCGGCGGCGCTTGGCCGGATCGGTGAGTTTGACGAGGCAATCACGCTGTATGACCGCGTTCTGGCCCAGGCGCCCAACCAGCCGCGCGTCTGGATGAGCTTTGGCCATATGCTCAAGACAGTGGGGCGGCTGGATGACGGGATCGGCGCCTATCGCAAGGCGATCGAACTGATGCCCACCCTTGGCGAAGCCTGGTGGAGCCTGGCCAATCTCAAGACCGTCAAGTTCACCGAAGCCGATATCGCCGCGATGGAAGCGGCGCTCGAGCAGGGCGGGGTGGCCAAGGAAGACCGCTTCCACCTCGATTTCGCGCTGGGCAAGGCGCTTGAGGATCGGGGCGAGGCCGAGGCGAGCTTTGCGCATTACGCGGCCGGCAATGCCCTGCGCCGGACTGAACTGGATTATGACGCGGATGAGACCACCCGCTTTGTCGATCGGCTGATCGAACTGGCGACTCCGGAATTCTTTGCCGCGCGCGCCGGGCAGGGCTGCGATGCGCCGGACCCGATCTTCGTGCTTGGCATGCCGCGCGCCGGTTCGACCCTGGTTGAACAGATCCTGTCGAGCCACAGCCAGGTCGAAGGGACAACCGAATTGCCCGACATCCCGGCGCTGGCCCGGCGCGAGGGCAATTATCCACTGAGCCTGCCCGAACTCAGTCACGAGCAATTGGCCCGGCGCGGCGAGGAGTTCCTGCGGCGCACCCGCATCCAGCGCAAGACCGAGCGGCCGTTCTTCATCGACAAGCTGCCCAACAACTGGATGCACGTCGTGTTCATCATGCTGGTGCTGCCGAACGCGAAGATCATCGATGCGCGGCGGCACCCGCTGGGCTGCTGCTTTTCCAACTTCAAGCAGCACTTCGCCCGGGGCCAGGCCTTCAGCTACAGCCTGGAGGATATGGGGCGGTACTATCGCGACTATGTTCGGCTGATGGCACATCTGGACCGTGTCGAGCCGGGCCGCGTGCACCGCGTGATCTACGAGAGCATGGTTGACGACACCGAGGCCGAGGTCCGCGCGCTGCTCGACTATTGCGGCCTGCCGTTCGAGCAGGCCTGCCTGGAATTCCACCGCACCGAACGGGCTGTGCGCACCCCCAGCTCGGAACAGGTCCGCCGCCCGATCTTCCGTGAAGGGACCGAGGCGCATTTGCCTTATGAGCCCTGGCTGGGTCCGCTCAAGGCCGCGCTCGGGCCGGTGCTCGCGGCCTATCCGGCGGTTCCCGAAGCGTTGTAA
- a CDS encoding TonB-dependent receptor encodes MTFSVRRTAGALLLASTALTAMPALAQEAEEADGNEIVVTAQKRSENLQNVPISIQALGTAKLEQLNISDFKGYAQQLPSVSFQSGGTPGTNVVYMRGVASGGDGNHSGSLPSVGVYLDEQPVTTIGGNLDVHIYDIARIESLSGPQGTLYGASSQAGTIRIITNKPSTAGFEGSLDGEINTVKGGAIGGKFDGMINAPINDMMALRVVAFYQRDAGYIDNVAGSRCFLPQPGGICVNNNAFVEENYNETETFGARAALKIDLDDNWTVTPAVTYQKMLSQGSYAYDPSVGDLKLQRFAPEYLNDKWIQAALTIEGKLGSWDVTYAGAYLDRKRDSSSDYTDYSEAYDQLYASVGGLASYFYFLDSVGNTIDPRQKVIGSDHFKKLSQELRIASPADKPLRFVGGVFYQRQSNDIYQDYKVANLGPLVSVNGSPGTLWLTKQERVDRDYAAFGELSYDLLQNVTLTAGVRAYKFDNTLIGFFGFGRNPNGNYSDTPYNGAGSSRTGVAGCFTTTGSRLRPVAGTPGVTLAPGVVDGTPCTNLGVWNGSGVDPVRVKDDGFTWRFNLSWKATSDLMVYATASKGFRPGGVNRRADVGPYDADFLINYEVGWKSTLARGLRFNGAIYQQNWNDFQYSYLGANSFTEIKNGPDARIRGVDADLSYNGGGLFLQVAAAYTDAKTTKNLCAIADPTFTCAGAGNSIQSPTGTRLPITPKFKASGTMRYTADMGDKKPYGQINVAYQGSASGDVRAAQAAQLGELPDFTTVNLALGIEWDSFNIELYASNLLDERGQSSRFVQCGQCYQRPYIVPITPRTIGLRAGTKF; translated from the coding sequence ATGACGTTTTCTGTTCGCCGCACCGCTGGTGCGCTGTTGCTTGCTTCCACCGCCCTTACCGCCATGCCGGCGCTGGCCCAGGAAGCGGAAGAGGCCGATGGCAACGAAATCGTGGTGACCGCGCAGAAGCGCTCGGAAAACCTTCAGAACGTTCCGATCTCGATCCAGGCGCTCGGCACCGCCAAGCTTGAGCAGCTCAACATCTCGGACTTCAAGGGCTATGCCCAGCAGCTCCCCTCGGTCTCGTTCCAGTCGGGCGGCACTCCGGGCACCAACGTGGTCTACATGCGCGGCGTCGCATCGGGCGGGGACGGCAACCACTCGGGCTCGCTGCCTTCGGTCGGCGTTTATCTCGACGAACAGCCGGTGACGACGATCGGCGGCAACCTTGACGTCCACATCTATGACATCGCCCGGATTGAGAGCCTGTCGGGCCCGCAGGGCACGCTTTACGGCGCCTCGTCGCAGGCCGGCACGATCCGCATTATCACCAACAAGCCCAGCACTGCCGGGTTCGAAGGCTCGCTCGATGGTGAGATCAACACCGTCAAGGGCGGCGCGATCGGCGGCAAGTTCGATGGCATGATCAACGCGCCGATCAATGACATGATGGCCCTGCGCGTGGTCGCCTTCTACCAGCGCGATGCCGGCTATATCGACAATGTCGCGGGCAGCCGCTGCTTCCTGCCCCAGCCGGGCGGAATCTGCGTCAACAACAACGCTTTTGTCGAAGAAAACTACAACGAGACCGAAACCTTCGGTGCCCGCGCGGCGCTGAAGATCGACCTTGACGATAACTGGACGGTGACCCCGGCGGTTACCTACCAGAAGATGCTCAGCCAGGGCTCCTATGCCTATGATCCCAGCGTCGGCGATCTCAAGCTGCAGCGCTTTGCGCCGGAATACCTCAACGACAAGTGGATCCAGGCCGCGCTGACGATCGAAGGCAAGTTGGGCAGCTGGGACGTGACCTATGCCGGTGCCTACCTCGACCGCAAGCGTGACAGCTCGAGCGACTACACCGACTATTCGGAAGCCTATGACCAGCTCTACGCTTCGGTTGGCGGCCTGGCTTCGTACTTCTACTTCCTCGATTCGGTCGGCAACACGATCGATCCGCGCCAGAAGGTGATCGGCAGCGATCACTTTAAGAAGCTCAGCCAGGAACTGCGCATCGCTTCGCCGGCCGACAAGCCGCTGCGCTTCGTGGGCGGCGTGTTCTACCAGCGCCAGTCGAACGACATCTATCAGGACTACAAGGTTGCAAACCTCGGGCCGCTCGTCTCGGTCAACGGTTCGCCCGGCACGCTGTGGCTGACCAAGCAGGAACGCGTTGACCGCGACTATGCCGCCTTTGGCGAACTCAGCTACGATCTGCTCCAGAACGTCACGCTGACCGCCGGGGTGCGCGCTTACAAGTTCGACAATACGCTGATCGGCTTCTTCGGCTTTGGCCGCAATCCCAACGGCAACTACTCTGACACGCCCTACAATGGCGCCGGTTCCTCGCGCACCGGCGTGGCTGGCTGCTTCACCACCACCGGTTCGCGCCTGCGCCCCGTGGCCGGCACGCCCGGCGTCACGCTGGCTCCGGGCGTGGTCGATGGCACGCCCTGCACCAACCTTGGCGTCTGGAACGGCTCGGGCGTCGATCCAGTTCGGGTGAAGGACGATGGCTTCACCTGGCGCTTCAACCTGTCGTGGAAGGCCACCAGCGACCTGATGGTCTATGCCACAGCCTCGAAGGGCTTCCGTCCGGGCGGCGTCAACCGCCGCGCCGACGTCGGTCCGTACGATGCCGACTTCCTGATCAATTATGAAGTGGGCTGGAAGTCGACTCTCGCGCGGGGCCTGCGCTTCAACGGCGCGATCTATCAGCAGAACTGGAATGATTTCCAGTACTCCTACCTTGGCGCCAACAGCTTCACCGAGATCAAGAACGGCCCCGATGCCCGCATTCGCGGCGTCGATGCCGATCTGAGCTACAACGGTGGCGGCCTGTTCCTGCAGGTGGCCGCGGCTTACACCGATGCCAAGACCACCAAGAACCTCTGTGCGATCGCCGATCCGACCTTCACTTGTGCCGGGGCGGGTAACTCGATCCAGTCGCCCACGGGCACCCGCCTGCCGATCACGCCGAAGTTCAAGGCCTCGGGCACGATGCGCTACACGGCCGACATGGGTGACAAGAAGCCCTATGGCCAGATCAACGTGGCATACCAGGGTTCGGCCAGTGGCGACGTTCGCGCTGCCCAGGCTGCCCAGCTGGGCGAGCTGCCGGACTTCACCACGGTGAACCTGGCGCTCGGGATCGAGTGGGACAGCTTCAATATCGAACTGTACGCCTCGAACCTGCTGGATGAACGGGGCCAGTCCTCGCGCTTTGTCCAGTGCGGCCAGTGCTATCAGCGGCCCTACATCGTGCCGATCACCCCGCGCACGATCGGTCTGCGCGCCGGCACCAAGTTCTAG
- a CDS encoding aromatic ring-hydroxylating oxygenase subunit alpha, translating into MGKLEAIVAEIDGPEVDPDADFSLPGWIYHDREFFDLEMERVIRPSWQIVCHVNEIPSPGDYQTIDYLGESVVVIRGDDGGVRAFTNVCRHRAMRLVEGPMGCARKLVCPYHAWAYETDGRLSGVPMKSEYPALKLEENGLVPVATEVWHGFIFVNLAPGGFPTVTEMMAPFEGEVSQYRFEEMERMAPVRLRPRGVNWKNVGDNYSDNLHIPVAHDGLTRLVGKTYRIEAHGWADRLYGDVVKNEKQNFWERFYRSHLPRVEHLPEEAHGRWLYYKLWPNMAFDIYADQIDFMQWLPISPTECLLREVAYALPDSRREMKLARYANWRINRVVNAEDTWLITRVQQGMQSKTYGNGPIGKSEVCLRSFARKIRALIPEARQPFQPAPGWSKTKHN; encoded by the coding sequence TTGGGCAAGCTGGAAGCCATCGTCGCCGAGATCGACGGGCCCGAGGTCGATCCCGATGCCGATTTCAGCCTGCCCGGCTGGATCTATCACGACCGCGAGTTCTTCGACCTTGAGATGGAACGGGTGATCCGCCCGTCGTGGCAGATCGTCTGCCACGTCAACGAGATCCCAAGCCCCGGCGATTACCAGACGATCGATTACCTGGGCGAAAGCGTGGTGGTGATCCGGGGTGACGACGGCGGGGTGCGCGCCTTCACCAATGTCTGCCGTCACCGCGCGATGCGGCTGGTCGAAGGGCCGATGGGCTGCGCCAGGAAGCTGGTCTGCCCTTATCACGCCTGGGCCTATGAGACCGATGGGCGCCTTTCGGGCGTGCCGATGAAGAGCGAATATCCGGCGCTGAAGCTGGAAGAAAATGGGCTGGTGCCGGTCGCGACCGAGGTCTGGCACGGCTTCATCTTCGTCAACCTGGCCCCCGGCGGCTTCCCGACCGTGACCGAGATGATGGCGCCGTTCGAGGGCGAAGTCAGCCAGTACCGCTTTGAAGAGATGGAGCGGATGGCCCCGGTCCGGCTGCGCCCGCGCGGGGTCAACTGGAAGAACGTGGGCGACAACTATTCGGACAACCTGCACATCCCGGTCGCGCATGACGGCCTGACCCGGCTGGTCGGCAAGACCTATCGGATCGAGGCCCACGGCTGGGCCGACCGGCTCTATGGCGACGTGGTCAAGAACGAGAAGCAGAACTTCTGGGAGCGCTTCTATCGCAGCCACCTGCCGCGCGTGGAGCACCTGCCCGAGGAAGCCCACGGCCGCTGGCTCTATTACAAGCTGTGGCCGAACATGGCCTTCGACATCTACGCCGACCAGATCGACTTCATGCAGTGGCTGCCGATTTCGCCGACCGAGTGCCTGCTGCGCGAAGTGGCCTATGCCCTGCCAGACAGCCGGCGTGAGATGAAGCTGGCGCGCTATGCCAACTGGCGGATCAACCGGGTGGTCAATGCCGAGGATACCTGGCTGATCACCCGCGTCCAGCAGGGCATGCAGAGCAAGACCTACGGCAACGGCCCGATCGGCAAGAGCGAGGTTTGCCTGCGCAGCTTTGCCCGCAAGATCCGGGCGCTGATCCCGGAGGCGCGCCAACCGTTCCAACCGGCGCCGGGATGGAGCAAGACGAAGCACAACTAG
- a CDS encoding phytoene desaturase family protein: protein MTKTYDALIIGGGHNGLTCAFYLARAGMRVRVLERRHIVGGAAVTEEFHPGFRNSTASYTVSLLRPKVIADMRLHDYGYRVIERTISNFFPFENDYVKLGGGPGRTEAEFARFSKHDAKAYPKYDAALEKVANVLRDLSLQIPPNVGGGLASLVAAAKQGWPMANLDLSVQRDLLDIFTKSARQFLDGWFEHDYVQSAFAFDAVVGNYAGVSTPGSAYVLLHHVFGEVNGKLGAWGHSVGGMGAITQAMARACEDQGVEISLEAPVAQVLVNNGKVQGVKLESGEELIAPIVASNAGPALLYRQLVDQSDLDEDFQRRIKGFKTCSGTFRMNVALSELPDFSVLPGKEQAEHHTAGIIIAPGMDYMDQAFIDAQQHGWSKKPIVEIKIPSTVDDSLAPPGCHVASLFCQQFDPTVDWDANREKVADLIIDTVNDHAPNFRKSVIATQIHSPWDLERKFGLIGGDIMHGTMGIDQLWAARPVLGHGDYRGPIKGLYMCGAGTHPGGGVTGAPGHNAAHAILADRPLIRKLLRS, encoded by the coding sequence GTGACCAAGACTTACGACGCACTGATCATCGGCGGCGGCCACAACGGCCTGACCTGTGCCTTCTACCTTGCTCGCGCGGGGATGCGAGTGCGGGTGCTGGAGCGGCGCCACATCGTCGGCGGGGCGGCGGTAACCGAGGAGTTCCATCCCGGCTTCCGCAATTCGACCGCCAGCTACACGGTCAGCCTGCTGCGGCCGAAGGTAATCGCCGACATGCGACTGCACGATTACGGCTACCGCGTGATCGAGCGGACGATCAGCAACTTCTTCCCGTTCGAGAACGATTACGTGAAGCTGGGTGGCGGCCCCGGCCGGACCGAGGCGGAGTTCGCGCGCTTCTCCAAGCACGACGCCAAAGCCTATCCCAAGTACGATGCGGCATTGGAAAAGGTCGCCAACGTGCTGCGTGACCTGTCCTTGCAGATCCCGCCCAACGTCGGCGGGGGCCTGGCCTCGCTGGTCGCGGCGGCCAAGCAAGGCTGGCCGATGGCCAACCTTGACCTGTCGGTCCAGCGCGACCTGCTCGACATCTTCACCAAGTCGGCCCGCCAGTTCCTCGATGGCTGGTTCGAGCATGACTATGTCCAGTCCGCCTTCGCCTTCGATGCCGTAGTCGGCAACTATGCTGGCGTCTCGACGCCGGGTTCGGCCTATGTCCTGCTGCACCACGTGTTCGGCGAAGTGAACGGCAAGCTGGGTGCCTGGGGCCACTCGGTCGGCGGGATGGGCGCGATCACTCAGGCCATGGCCCGCGCCTGCGAAGACCAGGGCGTCGAGATCAGCCTTGAGGCACCCGTTGCACAGGTCCTGGTCAACAACGGCAAGGTCCAGGGCGTGAAGCTGGAAAGCGGTGAAGAGCTGATCGCGCCGATCGTCGCCTCCAATGCCGGCCCCGCGCTCCTCTATCGCCAGCTGGTTGACCAGAGCGATCTGGATGAGGACTTCCAGCGCCGGATCAAGGGCTTCAAGACCTGCTCGGGCACCTTCCGGATGAACGTGGCGCTGTCCGAACTGCCCGACTTCTCAGTGCTGCCAGGCAAGGAGCAGGCCGAGCATCACACCGCCGGGATCATCATCGCCCCGGGCATGGATTACATGGACCAGGCCTTCATCGATGCCCAGCAGCATGGCTGGTCAAAGAAGCCGATTGTCGAGATCAAGATCCCCTCGACCGTGGACGACAGCCTCGCCCCGCCGGGTTGCCACGTCGCTTCGCTGTTCTGCCAGCAATTCGATCCGACGGTCGATTGGGATGCCAATCGCGAGAAGGTGGCGGACCTGATCATCGACACGGTCAACGATCACGCGCCGAACTTCAGGAAAAGCGTGATCGCCACGCAGATTCACTCGCCGTGGGATCTTGAGCGCAAGTTCGGGCTGATCGGCGGCGATATCATGCACGGCACGATGGGGATCGACCAACTGTGGGCGGCGCGCCCGGTGCTGGGGCATGGCGACTATCGCGGGCCCATCAAGGGCCTCTACATGTGCGGCGCGGGCACCCATCCCGGCGGCGGCGTGACCGGCGCGCCCGGCCACAACGCGGCCCATGCCATCCTGGCCGACCGCCCGCTGATCAGGAAGCTCTTGCGTTCCTGA
- a CDS encoding M20/M25/M40 family metallo-hydrolase has protein sequence MRRSALLLAATLAVPAMAAPPKVPSATAEAQVLELSKQSIALRSVQGGGNRTIDVAKLYKTALLGAGWAEKDIEITPVDDTAYLVATWQGSDPKLKPLIISGHMDVVEANPKDWTRDPFTPVVENGYLYGRGASDQKFSEILAMVGLMELRKGGFKPKRTIIIAFSGDEETTMKTGRILADRFADADMVLNTDGSGGALDEATGKPLYWTWDGAEKTYVDIQLEVTNAGGHSSAPRAENAIAQLSQALARIGDYRFKAEQNPLTKAYFEKAAQFESDPKLAAAMRAFAANVNDEAAVATLRTSTGYVGKVGTTCVPTMVHGGHAVNALPQRATANVNCRVFPGHTRAQIIAELEKVAGVPEVKFTDVTGETATESNASPMRPDYLAAVDKAMAAAWPKVPVIPAQSSGASDSMWYRAKGVPSYGISPIFIKDSDDFSHGLNERVELRNIRPGLIYYFSLLPALSK, from the coding sequence ATGCGCCGCTCTGCCCTGCTGCTTGCCGCCACTCTTGCCGTCCCCGCCATGGCCGCCCCGCCCAAGGTGCCGAGTGCCACGGCCGAAGCCCAGGTGCTGGAGCTGTCCAAGCAGTCGATCGCGCTGCGGTCGGTCCAGGGTGGGGGCAACCGTACGATCGACGTTGCCAAGCTCTACAAGACCGCGCTGCTCGGCGCCGGTTGGGCGGAGAAGGATATCGAGATCACCCCGGTTGATGACACGGCCTATCTGGTCGCGACCTGGCAGGGCAGCGATCCCAAGCTCAAGCCGCTGATCATCTCGGGCCACATGGATGTGGTTGAGGCCAATCCCAAGGACTGGACTCGCGATCCCTTCACCCCGGTGGTTGAGAACGGCTACCTCTATGGCCGCGGCGCGAGCGACCAGAAGTTTTCAGAGATCCTGGCGATGGTCGGGCTGATGGAACTGCGCAAGGGCGGCTTCAAGCCCAAGCGCACCATCATCATCGCTTTCTCGGGCGACGAGGAAACCACGATGAAGACCGGCCGGATCCTGGCCGATCGCTTTGCCGATGCCGACATGGTGCTCAATACCGACGGTTCAGGCGGCGCGCTCGACGAGGCGACCGGCAAGCCGCTGTACTGGACCTGGGACGGGGCGGAGAAGACCTATGTCGATATCCAGCTCGAAGTGACCAATGCCGGCGGCCACAGCTCGGCTCCGCGCGCCGAGAATGCGATTGCCCAGCTCTCACAGGCCCTGGCCAGGATTGGCGACTATCGCTTCAAGGCCGAGCAGAACCCCTTGACCAAGGCCTATTTCGAAAAGGCCGCGCAGTTCGAAAGCGATCCCAAGCTGGCCGCCGCGATGCGTGCCTTTGCCGCGAACGTGAATGACGAAGCGGCCGTTGCCACCTTGCGCACCAGCACTGGCTATGTCGGCAAGGTAGGCACGACCTGCGTGCCGACCATGGTCCACGGCGGCCACGCCGTGAACGCGCTGCCGCAGCGCGCGACGGCCAATGTGAACTGCCGCGTATTCCCCGGCCACACCCGCGCTCAGATCATCGCCGAGCTGGAAAAGGTGGCGGGCGTGCCGGAGGTGAAGTTCACCGACGTGACCGGCGAAACGGCAACCGAAAGCAATGCCTCGCCGATGCGGCCGGATTACCTGGCAGCGGTGGACAAGGCGATGGCGGCGGCCTGGCCCAAGGTGCCGGTGATCCCGGCGCAAAGCTCGGGCGCATCGGATTCGATGTGGTACCGCGCCAAGGGCGTGCCGAGCTATGGGATCAGCCCGATCTTCATCAAGGACAGCGACGATTTCTCGCACGGCCTCAATGAGCGGGTCGAGCTGCGCAATATCCGTCCCGGCCTGATCTATTACTTCAGCCTGCTGCCGGCGCTGTCCAAGTAA
- a CDS encoding amino acid permease — MERKLGYWALLALVIGNMVGSGIYILPAQLAPLGWNQFAGWGITIVGALALARVFASLGARLPLAGGPYAYATAAFGPLAGFTTAWAYWVMSWVGNAAVAVAVVSALSLIFPALGTTTGAPALLAVGCVWIVTFINIRGVREAGRLQEVTVVLKLLPLVALIGIAVWLWLTGSPRAPDPGVPFTADNVALAAGLTFWGFLGLEAATVPADKVENPGRNIARATVMGVILTGLVYFGISFAFALFMPVSEAAASPAPIASFLGRYLGSDVAIAVALFAAISAFGTLNGWVLVQAEMPWAMAKGGVFPAWFGVEGKHGTPVRSHLVSSGLLSGITLLNYQKGMTDLFGFIASVSLSAGLVAYLMAALAALRLARDNTLTLLAALVAVAFFCWAEYGLGGEAITYAALLIGAGLPVYWAVQKNRQLASSPSMGEG; from the coding sequence ATGGAACGCAAGTTGGGGTATTGGGCGCTGCTGGCGCTCGTCATCGGTAACATGGTGGGATCGGGGATCTATATCCTGCCCGCGCAGCTTGCCCCGCTCGGCTGGAACCAATTCGCCGGCTGGGGTATCACGATCGTCGGCGCGCTGGCCCTGGCGCGGGTTTTTGCGTCGCTCGGCGCGCGGTTGCCACTCGCTGGCGGACCCTATGCCTATGCCACGGCGGCTTTCGGACCGCTGGCCGGCTTCACCACGGCCTGGGCCTATTGGGTGATGAGCTGGGTCGGCAATGCCGCCGTCGCCGTCGCCGTGGTCAGCGCCCTGTCATTGATCTTCCCGGCGCTCGGCACGACGACCGGCGCGCCTGCCTTGCTGGCGGTTGGCTGTGTCTGGATCGTTACCTTCATAAATATCCGCGGCGTGCGCGAGGCGGGACGGTTGCAGGAAGTGACCGTGGTGCTGAAGCTGCTGCCGCTGGTCGCGCTGATCGGCATCGCGGTGTGGCTGTGGCTGACCGGTTCGCCGCGTGCACCCGATCCCGGCGTGCCCTTCACTGCGGACAATGTCGCGCTGGCCGCAGGCCTGACCTTCTGGGGTTTTCTTGGCCTTGAGGCAGCCACGGTTCCCGCCGACAAGGTCGAGAACCCCGGCCGCAATATCGCCCGCGCCACCGTGATGGGCGTCATCCTGACCGGCCTGGTCTACTTCGGCATTTCCTTCGCCTTTGCCCTCTTCATGCCGGTGAGCGAGGCCGCCGCCAGCCCGGCCCCGATTGCCAGCTTCCTGGGCAGGTACCTGGGCAGCGACGTGGCGATTGCAGTCGCGCTATTCGCCGCGATCAGCGCCTTCGGCACGCTCAACGGCTGGGTGCTGGTCCAGGCCGAGATGCCCTGGGCCATGGCCAAAGGCGGGGTTTTCCCGGCCTGGTTCGGGGTGGAAGGCAAGCACGGCACCCCGGTCCGCTCGCATCTGGTGTCAAGCGGACTGCTCAGCGGCATCACCCTGCTCAATTACCAGAAGGGTATGACCGACCTGTTCGGCTTTATCGCCTCGGTCAGTCTTTCGGCTGGCCTCGTCGCCTACCTGATGGCCGCGCTGGCCGCGCTGCGGCTGGCGCGCGACAACACGCTGACGCTGCTGGCCGCTTTGGTCGCGGTCGCCTTCTTCTGCTGGGCCGAATATGGCCTGGGCGGCGAGGCGATCACCTATGCCGCGCTGCTGATCGGCGCGGGTCTGCCGGTGTACTGGGCAGTGCAAAAGAACCGCCAGCTAGCCTCCTCCCCCTCGATGGGGGAGGGATAG